The Chloroflexota bacterium genome window below encodes:
- a CDS encoding xanthine phosphoribosyltransferase encodes MRLLRERIESEGKNLGQGILKVDSFINHQVDASLMMHAGREIALRFRTARVTKVLTAEISGIAPAFTTALALNVPLVYARKSKPITMPAEVYEESAPSHTKGVFVRLMVSPEVLGSGDRVLIVDDFLATGQTIAALARLVQKSGAQLVGIGTVIEKTFEKGRELLAPLGVPIESLVVITNMDDGRIVFEEQHY; translated from the coding sequence ATGCGTTTGCTCAGGGAGCGGATTGAGAGCGAAGGCAAGAATCTCGGACAAGGTATCCTGAAAGTAGACAGTTTCATCAACCATCAGGTGGACGCCAGCCTGATGATGCACGCCGGGCGTGAGATAGCCCTGCGCTTTCGGACAGCGAGGGTAACAAAGGTGCTAACGGCGGAGATCTCTGGCATTGCCCCGGCCTTTACCACGGCCTTGGCACTGAATGTGCCCCTTGTTTACGCCCGTAAAAGTAAGCCCATTACTATGCCGGCCGAGGTCTATGAGGAGAGTGCCCCCTCACACACAAAAGGCGTTTTTGTCAGACTTATGGTTTCTCCTGAAGTACTTGGCTCGGGTGACCGCGTGCTCATCGTAGACGATTTCCTGGCCACAGGCCAGACTATTGCCGCGTTGGCCCGCCTCGTACAGAAAAGCGGGGCACAACTGGTGGGCATCGGCACGGTCATTGAGAAGACTTTCGAGAAGGGCCGGGAGTTATTGGCCCCGCTGGGGGTGCCTATCGAATCACTCGTAGTGATCACCAACATGGATGACGGGCGCATCGTCTTCGAAGAACAACATTATTGA
- the guaA gene encoding glutamine-hydrolyzing GMP synthase, translated as MASKTPVEETIVILDFGSQYTQLIARRVRECGVFSCLARYDASEADIRALRPKGIILSGGPASVYDENAPRLPDYVECLGIPVLGICYGMQLMAYHWGGRVESAEYREYGLSQIELEVCNPLFRSLPPTMPVWMSHGDKVTALPPGFLALAHTPNSPIAVMGNLERGFYGLQFHPEVAHTPRGVDIVRNFLYEVCGCTGKWKPASFVQETIAAIRAQVGEGHAICALSGGVDSAVAATLVHRAIGDQLTCVFVNHGLLRANEAEQILALASDHLNLRVRYVDATDRFLGALRGITDPEEKRRIIGREFIRVFESEARSLGGVRFLVQGTLYPDVIESSGARTQMAALIKTHHNVGGLPPDMELELIEPLRWLFKDEVRAVGKELGLPDELLHRQPFPGPGLAVRIIGEITPERLDTLRRADAIVCQEVAAAGLAQDVWQYFAVLTPVKSVGVMGDARSYGNLVAVRAVTSADGMTADWARLPYDLLGRIANRIVNEVPGVNRVVYDISSKPPSTIEWE; from the coding sequence GTGGCGAGCAAAACGCCTGTCGAGGAGACCATCGTCATTCTAGACTTTGGGTCCCAATATACGCAACTCATTGCCCGCCGGGTACGCGAGTGCGGCGTGTTCAGTTGTTTGGCGCGCTATGACGCCTCGGAGGCAGACATCCGTGCTCTGCGGCCAAAGGGCATCATACTCTCCGGGGGGCCAGCCAGTGTCTATGATGAGAACGCGCCAAGACTCCCCGACTATGTGGAGTGTCTGGGTATACCGGTGCTGGGCATCTGCTACGGGATGCAATTGATGGCTTACCATTGGGGCGGCAGGGTGGAGAGCGCAGAATATCGCGAATATGGTTTGTCCCAGATCGAACTGGAGGTGTGCAATCCGCTTTTCCGTAGTTTGCCTCCGACAATGCCCGTTTGGATGAGCCATGGCGACAAAGTGACTGCGTTGCCGCCAGGTTTCTTGGCCTTAGCCCACACGCCCAATTCCCCGATCGCTGTCATGGGAAACTTGGAGCGAGGCTTCTACGGACTCCAATTCCATCCCGAGGTGGCGCACACACCGCGTGGCGTGGACATCGTACGAAACTTTTTGTATGAGGTCTGCGGATGCACCGGCAAATGGAAACCGGCCTCATTTGTGCAGGAGACGATAGCCGCCATCCGCGCACAGGTAGGCGAGGGGCATGCCATTTGCGCGCTCTCAGGAGGCGTGGACTCGGCAGTCGCAGCGACACTAGTACATCGCGCCATCGGAGACCAACTCACTTGCGTCTTTGTGAATCACGGGCTTCTGCGAGCCAATGAAGCCGAGCAGATCCTCGCGCTCGCTAGCGACCATCTGAACTTGCGGGTGCGTTATGTAGATGCAACTGATCGCTTCCTCGGTGCCCTACGCGGCATCACCGACCCGGAGGAAAAGCGGCGCATCATTGGGCGCGAGTTCATTCGAGTTTTCGAGAGTGAAGCCCGCTCGCTGGGCGGAGTGCGCTTCCTGGTGCAAGGGACGCTCTACCCAGATGTAATTGAGAGTAGCGGTGCGCGGACGCAAATGGCTGCTCTTATCAAAACCCATCACAACGTCGGTGGCCTCCCGCCGGATATGGAACTGGAACTCATTGAGCCCCTGCGCTGGCTGTTCAAAGATGAAGTGCGGGCTGTCGGTAAGGAACTCGGCCTGCCAGATGAATTGTTGCATCGCCAACCCTTTCCCGGCCCCGGCCTCGCTGTGCGGATCATTGGCGAGATCACGCCAGAACGCCTGGATACACTGCGCCGCGCCGATGCGATCGTGTGCCAAGAAGTAGCAGCGGCAGGTTTGGCCCAAGATGTATGGCAATATTTCGCCGTACTCACACCAGTCAAGAGTGTTGGTGTGATGGGTGATGCACGGTCCTATGGCAATTTAGTCGCCGTCCGCGCTGTTACCAGTGCGGATGGTATGACCGCCGATTGGGCTCGACTACCTTACGATCTCCTGGGGCGTATTGCCAACCGCATCGTCAATGAGGTACCGGGTGTTAACCGCGTGGTTTATGATATCTCCAGCAAGCCGCCTTCGACTATTGAGTGGGAATGA
- a CDS encoding exonuclease SbcCD subunit D: MMIKIVHFSDLHLGVENYGHINPVTGLHTRLEDFLRAFDAVVEYALDKDVDLILFTGDAYKSRDPNPTHQREFAKRIQRLSTAGIPVVLLVGNHDVPSTAGRANTVDIFATLEVEHVYVARTADTRRIETASGPIQIVTLPWIVRSHILTRDEHRNRTLQEVNLAIIERVENILNQQVEKLDPNIPAVLAAHVSVQGAVFGSEASVMLGQDVVLPPSMVNNPAFDYVALGHLHRHQVINEAQPLVVYAGSIERIDFGEEREQKGFVVVHLERGQAKYEFITTPTRPFVTIEAHARSEDPTTEVLEAIRAKPIENAIVRLIIHLSVEKEPSLRENDVRRALTPAHHIAAIIKDVRRPVRLRLGSGGTVEEMTTLELLRRYFEAKQVDPERCKELLSYAAEILADEDTM; this comes from the coding sequence ATGATGATCAAGATAGTTCACTTTTCTGACCTGCATCTGGGGGTGGAGAATTACGGCCATATCAACCCAGTGACGGGCTTGCATACAAGGCTGGAGGATTTTCTGCGCGCCTTCGATGCCGTAGTCGAATACGCGCTGGACAAAGACGTGGATTTGATCCTTTTCACTGGCGACGCCTATAAATCGCGTGACCCCAACCCCACTCATCAGCGAGAGTTTGCCAAACGAATCCAACGTTTGTCGACAGCAGGGATCCCCGTTGTCTTACTGGTGGGCAATCACGATGTGCCCAGTACTGCCGGGCGCGCAAACACTGTGGATATCTTCGCTACTCTGGAGGTCGAGCACGTTTACGTGGCGCGTACAGCGGATACACGGCGTATTGAGACCGCCTCTGGCCCCATTCAGATCGTGACGCTACCCTGGATTGTGCGCAGTCACATCCTGACTCGCGACGAGCACCGAAACCGCACCCTGCAGGAAGTCAACCTGGCCATTATTGAGAGGGTGGAGAATATTCTGAATCAACAGGTCGAGAAATTAGACCCCAATATACCCGCGGTGCTCGCTGCCCATGTCTCCGTCCAAGGCGCGGTGTTCGGCTCAGAGGCAAGTGTAATGCTAGGACAAGATGTTGTCCTACCGCCTAGCATGGTGAACAACCCCGCTTTTGATTATGTGGCTTTAGGTCATCTGCACCGGCACCAGGTTATTAACGAAGCCCAGCCACTGGTAGTCTACGCAGGCAGCATTGAACGCATTGACTTCGGTGAGGAAAGGGAACAAAAAGGATTTGTGGTCGTCCATTTGGAACGCGGACAGGCGAAGTATGAGTTTATAACTACTCCAACAAGGCCTTTTGTAACCATCGAAGCGCACGCTCGCAGCGAAGATCCTACCACGGAGGTGTTGGAGGCTATTCGCGCGAAGCCTATCGAAAACGCCATTGTTCGTCTAATTATTCACCTTTCCGTAGAGAAAGAGCCCTCCTTGCGCGAAAATGATGTAAGACGCGCACTCACTCCAGCCCACCACATCGCGGCCATTATTAAAGACGTGAGGCGGCCAGTACGTCTGCGCCTGGGTAGTGGGGGCACAGTAGAGGAGATGACCACGCTGGAGTTATTGCGCCGCTATTTCGAAGCCAAGCAGGTTGATCCAGAGCGATGCAAGGAGTTGTTGAGTTACGCAGCGGAAATCTTGGCCGATGAAGATACTATGTAG
- the tsaD gene encoding tRNA (adenosine(37)-N6)-threonylcarbamoyltransferase complex transferase subunit TsaD — protein sequence MTLVLGIETSCDETAAAVVEDGRLIRSNVVASQVDLHRRYGGVFPEVAARQHILSIVPIVQDALEGAKCSWTDLDAVAVTYGPGLVGSLLVGVNLGKAVAWAHRLPLIGINHLEAHVYANWLAPLPEDASESTSLPPEPRFPFLCLIVSGGHSDLVLVSGHGDYRLLGRTLDDAAGEAFDKVARLLGLGYPGGPAIQEAARSGNPRMFDLPRAWLKGSYDFSFSGLKTAVLLIIQGYEGLGQKPLKQRSRQTGSSAGPQESSLPVADLAASFQAAVVEVLVTKVVQAAQEFRVRHVLLAGGVASNEHLRREMSAQLKIPVSFPPPSLCVDNAAMVASAGYFRFMAGERAGWDLDVAPNLRLAY from the coding sequence ATGACGTTAGTACTAGGCATAGAAACGTCGTGTGACGAAACGGCTGCTGCTGTAGTGGAAGATGGGCGACTCATACGATCGAACGTGGTCGCTTCTCAGGTAGACCTTCACCGCCGCTACGGAGGGGTATTCCCTGAAGTTGCCGCGCGCCAACACATATTGTCTATTGTGCCCATCGTACAGGATGCGCTCGAGGGCGCCAAGTGTTCCTGGACCGACTTGGATGCCGTCGCCGTAACTTATGGACCCGGTTTGGTAGGCTCTCTGCTCGTTGGTGTGAATTTGGGGAAGGCAGTCGCCTGGGCCCACCGGTTGCCCTTGATCGGGATCAATCATTTGGAAGCGCATGTCTATGCGAACTGGTTGGCTCCCTTGCCAGAGGACGCAAGCGAGTCAACGAGCCTGCCCCCAGAACCTCGGTTTCCCTTCCTGTGTCTGATCGTATCCGGTGGGCATTCTGATCTGGTGCTCGTCTCTGGGCATGGCGATTACCGGTTATTGGGTCGAACGTTGGACGACGCGGCCGGTGAGGCGTTCGACAAAGTAGCGCGTTTGCTCGGCCTGGGCTACCCTGGCGGTCCTGCTATCCAGGAGGCGGCCCGAAGCGGCAACCCTCGCATGTTCGATCTACCCCGTGCTTGGCTCAAGGGCAGTTACGATTTCAGCTTCAGCGGGTTGAAGACCGCGGTGCTGCTGATTATCCAGGGATACGAGGGGTTGGGCCAGAAGCCGCTCAAACAGCGGTCACGGCAAACCGGATCGAGTGCAGGGCCACAGGAGTCTTCTTTGCCAGTCGCCGATTTAGCAGCGAGTTTCCAAGCCGCTGTGGTAGAGGTGTTGGTGACCAAAGTGGTTCAGGCAGCACAGGAGTTCCGCGTACGTCACGTTCTTTTGGCTGGTGGTGTGGCCAGCAATGAGCACTTACGCCGCGAGATGTCAGCGCAACTTAAGATCCCGGTCTCTTTCCCGCCGCCATCTCTGTGTGTGGACAATGCGGCGATGGTAGCCTCTGCAGGCTATTTCCGGTTCATGGCCGGTGAACGCGCCGGTTGGGACCTGGATGTAGCACCGAATCTGCGCCTGGCATATTGA
- a CDS encoding L-seryl-tRNA(Sec) selenium transferase, which yields MRSELRKLPSVDHLLGHESIRLAEAESGHALTLAAAREVLDEARRDITSGGSCPPIDELVSRVLARLAALQRPTLRPVINATGVIVHTNLGRAPLSRAAIQAMVEAAAYSNLEFDLEAGERGSRYVHAEELLVALTGAEAALLVNNDAAAVLLVLTTVARGREVVISRGQLVEIGGGFRIPEVMAQSGAQLVEVGTTNRTYVRDYEDAITERTAALLHVHASNFRLIGFTHEVSLNELVTLGHKQGLLVLEDLGSGALLDTATYGLVHEPTVQECVASGADLVCFSGDKLLGGPQAGVIVGRRELIAKLRNHPMTRAVRVSKVTIAGLQATLLHYRRGEAEREVPVWRMIAMPAEAIQRRAQRLVRRLKGIGVNASVVEGRSAVGGGALPGDTLPTWLVAVTVRSPDDFARALRLGEPAVVGRIEEGRFLLDLRTVLETQDEALWIALRAALGSSHQ from the coding sequence ATGCGGTCGGAATTGCGCAAATTGCCATCAGTTGATCATCTATTAGGGCATGAGAGCATCCGCCTTGCCGAGGCGGAGAGTGGTCATGCTTTGACTCTGGCAGCCGCGCGGGAGGTACTTGATGAAGCCAGGCGCGATATCACAAGCGGAGGTTCCTGCCCACCCATAGACGAACTGGTGTCACGGGTGTTGGCCCGCCTCGCTGCATTGCAGCGTCCTACCCTCCGGCCAGTCATCAATGCTACGGGTGTTATTGTGCACACGAATCTTGGTCGAGCCCCTCTCAGCCGTGCTGCCATACAGGCTATGGTAGAGGCTGCTGCCTATTCTAACCTGGAGTTTGATCTGGAGGCCGGGGAGCGTGGCTCGCGTTACGTTCATGCTGAGGAGTTGCTGGTGGCGCTCACTGGAGCTGAAGCGGCGCTCCTGGTCAACAACGATGCTGCAGCGGTACTCCTTGTCTTGACCACAGTCGCGCGCGGACGCGAGGTCGTCATCTCCCGAGGACAGTTGGTGGAGATAGGGGGAGGGTTTCGCATTCCCGAAGTCATGGCCCAGAGCGGTGCACAATTGGTCGAAGTGGGCACGACAAACCGTACTTATGTGCGAGATTATGAAGATGCTATTACAGAACGAACCGCTGCCCTGCTACATGTCCACGCGAGCAATTTCCGGCTCATTGGCTTTACTCATGAGGTTAGCCTGAACGAATTGGTAACGCTGGGTCACAAACAGGGATTGCTCGTGTTAGAGGACTTGGGCAGCGGCGCGTTATTGGACACAGCGACCTATGGCTTGGTCCATGAGCCTACGGTGCAGGAATGTGTGGCTTCGGGCGCAGACCTGGTCTGTTTCAGCGGCGATAAGTTGCTGGGCGGTCCCCAAGCGGGCGTTATTGTGGGTCGGCGAGAACTGATCGCAAAGCTGAGAAACCATCCGATGACCAGGGCGGTGCGGGTAAGCAAGGTGACGATTGCGGGTCTTCAGGCCACGCTTCTACATTATCGGCGCGGCGAGGCAGAACGAGAAGTGCCAGTCTGGCGTATGATTGCCATGCCGGCGGAAGCCATACAGCGACGGGCACAGCGACTGGTGCGCCGATTAAAGGGTATCGGGGTGAATGCTTCGGTCGTAGAGGGGCGCTCTGCAGTTGGTGGAGGGGCATTGCCAGGCGATACATTACCCACTTGGCTAGTGGCAGTCACTGTGCGTTCGCCGGATGATTTTGCACGGGCGCTGCGCCTCGGTGAGCCAGCCGTGGTCGGGCGCATAGAGGAGGGTCGCTTTCTGCTCGATTTGCGCACGGTGTTAGAGACGCAGGATGAAGCGCTTTGGATAGCGTTACGTGCAGCATTGGGCTCTTCGCATCAATAG
- the rpoC gene encoding DNA-directed RNA polymerase subunit beta' yields MEIRDIRALRISLASPEQIRGWSYGEVTKPETINYRRLRPEKDGLFCEAIFGPTKDWQCYCGKYKKIRYRGIVCDKCGVEVTHSRVRRERMGHIELATPIAHIWYTRRSPSYLGLLLNISQRNLERILYFAQYIITEIDEDARARALRKLDEEVSKAIAERTKEIQERIDAVEAEYQEKTKDLFAQIESLEKEYQANLDASTNSLMNEAATLQAVLEKYKGKAVPHSIIFTPTETPLLEEGEMVTSKTFSQLRELTQEALGQLEEASRTAKEAALAVLQAQIDLHRGQADEVIQQLQEQLNTIVESIHNEFEPQREELRNLRVRMLLNESRYRELQEKWGKVFKAGMGAEAIYEIVKAIDLNVMAQALRAEIRKTRSKQVAKKAAKRLRLVEALRMSGNRPEWMILTVLPVIPPDLRPMVQLDGGRFATSDLNDLYRRVVNRNNRLKHLIRLQAPEVIVRNEKRMLQEAVDSLIDNSRRGKAISLRGRRQLKSLSDILKGKQGRFRRNLLGKRVDYSGRSVIVVGPQLKLHQCGLPKRMALELFRPFVMHKLVEYNYAINVKGAKRLIEREVPEVWEVLEEVIKTRPVLLNRAPTLHRLGIQAFEPVLVEGNAIQIHPLVCAAFNADFDGDQMAVHVPLSAMAVEEARRLMLSSKNLLKPANAEPLVSPTKDIVLGCYYLTMERDGEEGEGKIFSTYDEVSLAYSLGKVGLHAKIKFYTAPGPRRKPRLIDTTVGRVLFNEILPPELRFVNTVMDKGALKNLVADAYQNLGIEATAELVDRIKDIGFHYATQSGITIGIHDITVPADKQKILESIGEKVAEVERQYRRGLITENEQYLKTVELWTQATEDVTAAVARELDPQGNIGVMANSGATKGGLQPVRQLAGMRGLMADPSGRIIALPIRSNFREGLTALEYFISTHGARKGLADTALRTADAGYLTRRLVDVAQDIIVNAVDCETKGGIWIDRESSVAIGEGFDERIVGRYAAQDIVNPQTGEVIVATNEVITEEKMKLIDAAGINAVRVRSPLTCQLRYGVCAKCYGRDLARGGDVQVGEAVGIIAAQSIGEPGTQLTLRTFHTGGVVGAEDITQGLPRVQELFEARIPKGQAIISDIAGTVELRREGDQRWIRVISSQVIERTYSIPRNYSLLVKDGDMVNEGDPLAKRGQKIILAEISGQVFIEDREITVHRDDIQMREYEVPAAARLCVEDGQQVNAGDSLTEGAINPHEMLAIKGLDAVRKYLLEEIQKVYRSQGVAINDKHIEIIIRQMLRRVRVTSAGDTNLLPGDFIDRLDFEERNAEVIAEGGEPATAQPVLLGITKAALNTESFLSAASFQHTITVLASAAIEGKRDDLHGLKESVIIGKLIPAGTGFRHRVEEAEVVETTEAKVRPTEEQISMERLSVMSPRAEPVGGTE; encoded by the coding sequence TTGGAAATTCGAGATATTCGTGCATTGCGCATCAGCCTTGCTTCCCCGGAACAAATCCGAGGATGGTCCTACGGTGAAGTGACCAAGCCAGAGACCATTAACTACCGGCGCCTGCGGCCGGAGAAGGATGGTCTTTTTTGCGAAGCGATCTTTGGTCCCACTAAGGACTGGCAATGCTATTGCGGCAAATATAAAAAGATCCGCTATCGTGGCATTGTCTGCGATAAATGCGGAGTTGAAGTAACGCATTCGCGAGTGCGCCGTGAACGCATGGGGCATATCGAACTTGCAACCCCCATTGCTCATATCTGGTATACACGTCGTTCGCCCAGTTACCTCGGGCTGCTTCTCAATATCTCGCAGCGTAACCTTGAACGCATTCTCTATTTCGCTCAATATATTATCACCGAGATTGACGAAGATGCTCGCGCTAGAGCCCTGCGCAAGTTAGATGAGGAAGTCAGCAAGGCCATTGCCGAGCGCACAAAGGAGATCCAAGAGCGCATCGATGCCGTTGAGGCTGAGTACCAAGAGAAAACCAAAGATTTATTTGCCCAAATCGAGAGCCTGGAAAAAGAATATCAGGCCAACCTAGATGCTTCTACAAATAGCCTCATGAATGAGGCGGCGACGTTGCAAGCGGTTCTGGAAAAATACAAGGGCAAAGCAGTGCCACATTCCATCATTTTCACGCCAACAGAGACGCCCCTTCTTGAAGAGGGCGAGATGGTGACAAGTAAGACTTTCTCTCAGTTGCGTGAGTTGACTCAGGAGGCCCTGGGGCAACTTGAGGAGGCCTCGCGCACAGCGAAAGAGGCTGCCTTGGCAGTTCTCCAGGCGCAGATAGATCTGCACCGCGGTCAGGCGGATGAGGTTATCCAGCAATTGCAGGAGCAACTGAATACAATTGTTGAAAGTATCCACAACGAATTCGAACCCCAGCGTGAAGAATTACGCAATCTGCGTGTGAGAATGCTACTCAATGAAAGCCGCTACCGCGAACTACAGGAGAAGTGGGGCAAAGTCTTTAAAGCCGGTATGGGCGCAGAGGCTATCTACGAGATTGTAAAGGCCATAGACCTAAATGTGATGGCCCAGGCCCTCCGCGCCGAAATCCGTAAGACGCGCTCTAAGCAGGTCGCCAAAAAGGCAGCCAAACGCTTGCGCCTCGTCGAAGCGCTGCGGATGTCCGGAAATCGGCCAGAGTGGATGATCCTCACCGTGTTACCGGTTATCCCGCCCGACCTGCGCCCTATGGTACAGTTGGACGGCGGGCGCTTCGCCACCAGTGATCTCAACGACCTCTACAGGCGGGTCGTGAACCGAAACAATCGCCTCAAGCACCTGATCAGACTCCAGGCTCCGGAGGTCATTGTCCGCAATGAGAAACGCATGTTGCAGGAGGCCGTAGACTCACTGATTGACAATAGCCGCCGGGGCAAGGCGATCTCGTTGCGCGGGCGGCGCCAACTTAAGTCGCTCTCGGATATATTGAAAGGCAAGCAGGGCCGCTTCCGCCGCAATCTGCTGGGCAAACGCGTGGACTATTCTGGCCGCTCGGTCATTGTGGTGGGTCCGCAACTCAAATTGCATCAGTGTGGATTGCCGAAACGCATGGCGCTCGAGTTGTTCCGACCTTTCGTGATGCACAAACTAGTGGAGTATAACTATGCCATCAATGTCAAGGGAGCCAAGCGGCTTATCGAAAGAGAAGTGCCTGAAGTCTGGGAGGTGTTAGAGGAGGTCATCAAAACCCGCCCCGTCCTACTAAACCGAGCGCCTACCCTTCACCGGCTGGGCATTCAAGCCTTTGAGCCGGTGCTGGTCGAGGGAAATGCTATTCAAATCCACCCTCTGGTATGCGCGGCTTTCAATGCAGACTTCGACGGCGACCAGATGGCCGTGCACGTGCCTCTGTCTGCGATGGCGGTCGAAGAGGCGCGACGACTCATGCTCTCCTCCAAGAATCTGCTTAAGCCGGCCAACGCTGAGCCTCTGGTGAGCCCAACTAAGGATATCGTTCTCGGCTGTTATTATCTGACGATGGAGAGAGACGGCGAGGAGGGCGAGGGCAAGATTTTTAGCACTTATGATGAAGTCTCGCTCGCCTACAGCCTGGGCAAAGTTGGGTTGCACGCTAAGATAAAGTTCTACACTGCACCGGGCCCACGGCGTAAACCGCGCCTCATTGATACCACGGTGGGCCGCGTCTTGTTCAACGAGATCCTGCCGCCCGAACTGCGCTTTGTGAACACAGTCATGGACAAGGGAGCATTAAAGAACTTAGTTGCAGATGCTTATCAGAACCTCGGTATCGAAGCCACAGCTGAACTGGTAGACAGGATCAAAGACATCGGGTTTCACTATGCCACTCAATCGGGCATCACCATTGGCATCCATGATATTACTGTCCCTGCGGATAAGCAGAAAATCCTCGAGTCCATCGGCGAGAAAGTAGCGGAGGTAGAGCGGCAATATCGGCGTGGCCTCATCACGGAGAACGAGCAATACCTCAAGACGGTCGAGTTGTGGACCCAGGCTACTGAGGATGTGACGGCAGCGGTGGCTCGTGAATTGGATCCTCAGGGCAATATTGGCGTGATGGCCAATTCCGGCGCGACCAAGGGCGGGCTCCAGCCTGTACGCCAGTTGGCGGGTATGCGCGGTTTGATGGCCGACCCATCGGGTCGCATTATCGCCCTTCCCATTCGCAGCAATTTCCGCGAGGGCCTCACTGCCTTGGAGTATTTTATCAGCACTCACGGCGCACGGAAAGGTTTGGCGGATACTGCTCTGCGAACGGCCGATGCGGGCTACCTGACCCGGCGTCTGGTAGATGTGGCGCAAGACATCATTGTGAACGCGGTGGACTGCGAGACGAAAGGCGGTATTTGGATTGACCGTGAGAGTAGTGTAGCCATTGGCGAAGGCTTTGATGAGCGTATCGTGGGTCGTTATGCGGCCCAAGACATTGTCAACCCTCAGACTGGCGAGGTGATCGTTGCTACCAACGAGGTGATCACTGAGGAGAAAATGAAGCTTATTGACGCGGCCGGTATTAACGCCGTGCGCGTGCGCTCCCCGCTCACCTGCCAGTTGCGCTATGGTGTATGCGCCAAGTGCTATGGGCGCGATTTGGCGCGGGGTGGTGACGTGCAGGTGGGGGAAGCGGTCGGCATTATCGCGGCCCAGTCTATTGGCGAGCCTGGCACCCAGCTCACTTTGCGGACGTTCCATACTGGAGGCGTCGTAGGAGCAGAAGATATCACCCAAGGTCTGCCGCGCGTGCAGGAACTCTTTGAGGCGCGGATCCCTAAGGGTCAAGCCATCATCTCTGATATAGCGGGGACTGTGGAACTACGGCGTGAAGGCGACCAGCGATGGATCCGCGTCATCTCCAGTCAGGTTATTGAGCGCACGTATTCTATACCCCGAAACTACTCTCTGTTAGTGAAAGATGGGGATATGGTCAATGAGGGTGATCCTTTAGCCAAGCGTGGGCAAAAAATCATCTTGGCAGAAATCAGCGGGCAGGTGTTTATCGAGGATCGCGAGATTACCGTTCACCGTGATGATATCCAAATGCGGGAGTATGAAGTGCCCGCAGCGGCGCGCCTCTGTGTGGAGGATGGCCAACAAGTCAATGCTGGTGACTCCCTCACAGAAGGGGCGATTAACCCGCACGAGATGCTGGCGATCAAGGGTTTAGATGCTGTCCGGAAATATTTGCTAGAAGAGATCCAGAAAGTGTATCGCTCCCAAGGTGTGGCTATCAACGACAAGCACATCGAGATCATCATTCGTCAGATGCTGCGCCGTGTCCGCGTCACTTCGGCCGGTGACACCAACCTATTGCCTGGCGATTTCATCGATCGTTTGGACTTCGAAGAAAGGAACGCCGAGGTGATCGCCGAAGGTGGTGAACCAGCGACCGCCCAGCCTGTACTCTTGGGTATTACCAAAGCAGCTCTGAACACCGAGAGTTTCCTTTCGGCTGCCTCGTTCCAGCACACCATCACCGTATTGGCAAGTGCCGCCATAGAAGGCAAGCGCGATGATTTGCACGGCCTGAAGGAAAGCGTAATCATTGGCAAACTGATCCCTGCCGGCACCGGATTTAGACATCGTGTCGAGGAGGCCGAGGTAGTGGAAACTACTGAAGCGAAGGTGCGTCCGACCGAGGAGCAAATCTCGATGGAGAGACTCTCGGTGATGTCGCCGCGGGCAGAACCCGTCGGTGGGACGGAATAG